CTCGATCAATTACATGACTATTTTATTCGTATCGATGGTCATCATTGGTGTGTTTTTATAATAAAGATAGCCTGACTTACGCGGTCGGGCTTTTTTTATTGCGAAAAAAAGTAGAATTTCTTACTAGTAATTTTTCTGAAAAGCCGATACAATAGAGGGAGTAGCATGAAGGAGTGCAGAAATATATGCGATTTATTTTACGAACAGTTTGTGTGGTAGTGGTATGTCTTTTTGTGGGCTACTACACCGATCTATTTTTTGAAACACCGACAGATGTTAATACAGTGGATGAGAAGAGTGTGCAACAAGGTAATGTAGATAAAAATAATACGACGGAAAGCAGTCCGAAAGCGGAGACGCAAACGAGTCTTGCTGCTTATTTAAATAAAGATGTGTCATTGCTTGTGAAGAATTATGGTGATCCGATTCGAATAGATGCTTCGCCATATAGCTACCAAAATTATATTTTTCATCAAAATGATGGTTTGTATATGCAAGTGGGTGTAACGAATAATAAGGTACAGACGATTTATGCTTTGGGGGATAAGTTACCGCTCAAGCCGTTTGAGATTGGAATGACGACAGAGAAGGTTTTCTTGAATATGAAATTGCAGTCGGAGATCACGTTTAACTATGAGGATAATTACTATCGCTTCGAGTTATCGGAGGATGAGCTTAATATACGTCCGCTGATTAGTCTTGGGAACGGTGTCTACGCGCAGGTTAATTTTGATAAATTTGAGTCCAAAGTGATCAGCGTTCGGTATTTTAATAAACTTTCACTTATAAAAATGCATCCGTATGAGATGACGTATCAGGGCGATGTTTTTAAGGATACAGTAACGGATGAACAGTGGAAAAATATTGATAAGGCGTCTGATCAGCAAGTGTTTGATATCTCGAATATTTTCCGTGAACGATATGGGAAGAAGCAATTAGAGTGGAATGAGGCTGTGGCTGAGGTCGCTTATGGGCATAGTGTGGATATGTATGAGAATAAATATTTTGATCATGATTCGCCGACATATGGTACGCTTGCGGATCGGATGAGTCGTGCGAATATTGATTATCAGAAGGCGGCGGAGAACATCGCATCTAATTATTTGGATGGACCCGCGGCAGTAGAGGGCTGGCTGAATTCAGCAGGGCACCGCAAAAATCTATTTGACAACAGTTTCACAGATATGGGAGCTGGAACTTATCGGAAATTCTACACGCAGAACTTCTTGCAAAAGTAAAGCGTTTTTTGGATAATCATGTTATAATGGAGAAGGTTATTTGATATACGATGGAAAGAAGGTGGCAACATGCTTGCTACAATGGAAAATCTGGCATTACTTGATGTTTCGGATGATCTTGCATCGATGATTTTGGAGTCAGAAGAGGCAGATCGATATCGCGAATGCCTGCATAAAATGACCACAAGTTTACCAACACAACAGCGTATTAAACGCTTGGCAAAGATAAAAGAGCAGTATGATGAAGTGCAACGTTTTGGTCGCTATCATCCAGATTATAAGGAAGTGAATCGCCTATCCCGCCAGTATAAACGTGAGGTCGATATGGATGAACATGTCGCAGCGTTTCGGCAAGCGGAAATGGATTTACAAAGCTTATTGGATGAAATTAGCATGATCTTGGCAGGTGCTGTCTCGGAAAATATTAAAGTCCCGACTGGGAATCCGTTTTTTGAAACAAAATCTTCTTGTTCAACAGGAGGATGTGGAACGGGTGGCGGTTGTGGCTGTTCAGCTTAAAGAGGGGGAAAGAACATGGAGAATGAACGTCAATCCATTATTATTTGGATGAATCATTTGAAGCAAGTACGTTCTTTAAAGCGTTTTGGAAATGTACATTACGTTTCTAGAAAACTGAAATATGCGGTTCTATATTGCGATATGGCAGAGATTGAAGAAGTTGCCGCTAAATTATCGCGCTTCCATTACGTGAAACGGGTGGAATTGTCGTATCGGCCATTCTTAAACACCGAATACGAATCGAAGAAAGACATGAAGTTTCGTGACCGCATGGATGACGTACAAATTAGCATTTAATAATAGGCGGCTGGTTTGGATAGATAATAAGGAGTTGAATGGAAGCCGGGTTTAACATTTGAAGTAGGCTGTGATTTTGACTTTACGCGAATCGAGCGAAAGCGTTTGTATTCCAAGAATTTGGTGGAAGCCGGAAGCGGAGTGTACGACTGTACATGAGAACCGGAAGTCTGCTAAATTCTTGGAATGCGAGCGCTTGTCGCCGATTTATTTTATTTAACTACCAAACTTCTGTCGCTTTCTATTTTTGGAGGTACATAATAGATGAGAGTTATTGCAGGAGAACGTAAAGGGCATCATTTGAAGGCGGTGCCCGGGACGAATACAAGACCGACGACGGATAAAATTAAGGAATCGCTATTTTCGATTATTGGTCCTTTTTTTGATGGCGAGAAAGTGCTGGATTTGTTCGCTGGAAGTGGTGGACTTGGAATCGAGGCGCTCAGCCGTGGGGCTAGTGAGTGTGTATTTATTGATCAGGCGCAAGCAGCGATTAAGACGGTTCATTTGAATGTGTCGGCGTGTCATTTAGAGGCTCAGGCGCATATTTTTCGGAATGAATCGAAGCGGGCTTTGAAGCTTTTGGCTAAAAATGCGTGGGCGTTTGATTTAGTATTTTTGGATCCGCCTTATAAAAAGCAACAGTTGGAGCAATTGATGACATCACTTGCAGAGCTCGAACTTGTTAACGATGAGGCGCTTGCTATTTGTGAGCATGATGCGGATGCCAAATTGCCAGATGAGATTGCTGGATTTAAAAAAATTCGGGAAGAGCGCTACGGGATTACGGTGCTTTCAATTTTCGAGTATGAGAAGGAAGTGGCGATAAATGGATAAAATAGCAGTATGTCCGGGTAGCTTTGATCCGATTACAAATGGTCATTTAGATATTATTACGCGCGCGGCCAAGGTTTTTGATGTGCTTTATGTGGCAGTTTTAAATAATTCGTCGAAGCAATCGCTTTTTGATGTCGAGGAACGGATATATTTGATGGAACAGGTGACGAAACATTTGCCGAATGTGCGTGTGGAAAGTGCGTCTGGATTGCTTGTGGATTATGCGAGGGAAAAGGAAGCAAACGCGATTGTACGTGGGTTACGGGCAATTAGTGATTTTGAATATGAGATGCAGATTACGGCAATGAACCGTGTGCTTGATGATCATATTGAAACGTTTTTTATTATGACGAGTTCGCAGTATTCTTTCCTCAGTTCGAGTATTGTGAAGGAAGTGGCGCGGTATAATGGCAATATTGCTGAGCTGGTGCCGCCGATCGTACATCAGGCGTTGCTAAATAAACTAGGGAATACAGGAGAAAAAGGATGATAAAAAAGAATTGGAAAAAATTATTAGCCGGTCTGATCGTTTTGGCTTTGGTCGTTGCGTTTTTTGTACCGTTGCCATACTATGTGACGCGGCCCGGTAGTGCGGATAAATTGAGTCCACTTGTTTCGGTGGAAGGATATCCGAGTAAAAGTGAGGGCGTATTTCGCTTAGTGACGATTGCGATGGGGCAGGCGAATATTTATTCATACCTAGCGGCGAAAGTGATGCCATATCAGGAGATCGAGAAGGAATCGGACGTTCGTGGAGAAAATGAAACGGATGAGGAGTATAATGTTCGTCAGTTATCGCTCATGAATCAATCGAAAAATAATGCGATTCAAGTGGCATATAAAGCAGCTGGGAAATCGGTGAAAATAGAGTATCGCGGGGTTTATGTTTTGAGTGTGATGAAAGATGCTCCTGCGGCAAAATACTTACAAGCAGGCGATTTAATCACAGCGATTGATGGGAAAACGTTTGAATCGAGTGCGGAATTTATTAAATATGTTCGCAGCAAAAAAGTTGGCGATAAGGTCGAGGTGAGCTACAAGCATCAAGATAAATCGGAAAAAGCATCGATTGAGTTGATTGATATTGATAAAAAAGGCACGCCAGGTATCGGTATTTCGCTTGTCGATGATCAGAAGCTAGTCACGGATCCTGCCATTAAGATTGATTCCGAAAAAATTGGTGGACCATCTGCTGGTTTGATGTTTACGCTAGAAATTTATAATCATTTTGGTAAGACGGATTGGACAAAAGGGCGTAATATCGCTGGAACAGGGACAATCGATGTTGACGGAAATGTTGGCCGCATCGGTGGTATCGATCAGAAAGTGGTTGCGGCGGATCGTGATGATGTGGAAATTTTCTTCGCACCTGATGATACGGTGACAGATGAGATGAAGAAGTTTGAGCCTGGCGCTGTGAGTAATTATGCAGAGGCAGTGAAGACGGCAAAAGCGATCGATTCTAAAATGAAGATCGTCCCTGTGAAAACGTTCCAAGATGCGCTCGATTATTTGAAAACGGTGAAAGAGAAGAAATAGTGTAAAAAAAACCTTAATCCGACGCGATTAAGGTTTTTTCCTATATGGCGTTGTGTGAAAATCGCGTAAAACTTGATCGCCTAAACTTGGGGCTAAAGAATATAATTTGCCTGCACGAATATCGTTTTGAATCAGATGGGGATTGGCTTTTGAAGCAGTACTCACGATCGGTAGGCTGATTTCTTTTTTGATTTGGCTGAGGTATTGTTGGCCGTTTGCTGACATACCTAAAAGCCGAATGTAATTTTGCGATGCTGTGTCGTGTGCTCTTTGTTGGAAAAGTATTTGTAAAGCTGTTCGCTTGATACGTGAGGTGCTGTAGCGTTTGGTTGTTGTTTTTGCTAAGAAATCATCGAAGGTCGCTGCGTGAATGGCTGCTTGTTGTAACCTGTTCTCAATGCCCTCAGAAACGCCTCGTATCGTTGCTAACTGGTCAGTTGGTGCTGAAATAAGCTGATATCGGAGTAGAGGCCAAAAGTCGTTCCAAGTGACAAATGAATGGGTTTCTCGATATTTTTGCAGGATGACCAATGTAGTATCCGGTAAGTATTGCTGAGCTGTTTTCCAATCGTTTGCGAGTAAGATATGGCGGATTGCTGTAGCGCTCGCGATGGAATGGTGCGCTGGACTTTGATCGTGGTAGCCTGCGCTTTTTCGGGACATCGTTGCTATATTGATATTTTTCCCTTGTTCGGCGATGGCAAGCGCATAATGGAAACCCAAGATATTATTAGGCTGTGCTAAATCAAGCGTCAGATCGGGCGCTAGTTCACGAATTGCGCTATTCCAAGCAGTAGCGTAACTATTCGCTTTATCGTCCAAAAAACGTCGTATAGAGGCTTTAAAAGAGACGCTCTCTTCGGTCACTAGCTTTGCAATCGAGCTGAACACTTTTGCATCGCCATTTTCGCTTCCAAAAAAAATCGATGAGACCCCAAGCGAACCTAGAATTTCAATGGCGCCATGTGCGAAAATAGCGGCTTGTTGTGTTGCATAGTCAAAGGGAAGTTCGACGACAAGATCGACACCAGCATCCACAGCCATCTGTGCGCGTTCCCATTTTGGAAGTAGAGCAGGCTCGCCACGTTGGAGGAAAGATCCGCTCATGACAGCGATAACAACATCTTCGTCTGTTTGCTTCCTGGCCTCTTGTAAATGCAATAAGTGGCCATTATGAAAAGGGTTATATTCCACGATAATGCCTGTTGCTTTCATTTTTATCAACTCCATGTCACAATAGTAAGGTAGATTTTTTCGATCGCTATTTTTAGATTACCTCCAGAATACCATAAAATCGCGCATGATAACATGATTCGTTTTGGGAATAGGGATTGACAAAAGGCTTAGAAAAGTCTATAATATTTTTTGTTGCGCTTGGAGTGATAAACAATGAAATGGTCATTAATTCAACTACAGAAATACCGTGGTAAAAAAGTACCAATAGAGCAGGAAGTTGATGTTACAGAATACTTGAAAGAGCATAACCATGATGTTCGTGATGCAAGCCCTGTGCGTGTGTCTGGTGATATTACGGTGCGCCAAGATTCCGTTTTGATCGAACTTGTTTTAGATGGGACGATTATATTGCCATGTGCCAGAACATTTGAAGATGTTATTTATCCGTATCATATCGAATCTGTGGAAACGTATGTGGACAAAGAGGAGAAAGTGCTGGATGAGATGCATCACCTGATGGATGGCGATAAAATTGACGTGTTACCAGTGATTGAAGAGTTACTTTTGTTAGAAATTCCAATGCAAGTTTACAGTGATAATGTAGAAAATGCGTTGTCAGAAGGAAACGATTGGAACATTATAACGGAAGAAGAGCTGGAGCAACAAGCAAAGCAAGAAGAAACAAAAGTGGATCCTCGTCTTGCAGGATTAGCCGATTTCTTTGATAAAAAGAACGACTGATTTTACAAGCTGGAATATATTTTAGGAAGAAGAAATTTTTCCTAAAAGGATTGCGATGAGGGAGATATCCCGAAGTCGCGAAGGAGGTGTATGGAAATGGCAGTACCTTTTAGAAGAACATCTAAAGCGAAAAAACGTAAGCGTCGTACGCACTTCAAATTACAAGTGCCTGGTATGGTAGAATGCCCTAGTTGTGGAGAGTACAAACTTTCTCACCGTATTTGTCCAGAATGTGGTCAATATAACGGCAAAGAAGTAGTAGAAACCAACTAATTTACGTGAACAAAAACAGGCGATACGTACGCTTGTCAAATAGAAAACCCAGAAGACGCCATGGATCTTCTGGGTTTTTTATTTAGGCTCACAGGAAAAGACTGCGAGCAGGTAATCTTTTTGTCACGCGCTATACATAGAAAAAGGACCCTACTTCAAAAATGCAAAACTCCGCAGATTTTGCTAAAATAAACACAAGCTATAAAAGAGGAGTGAGGGACATGGCGTATCAGGTTGGCATTATCGGAGCAGGGGCATTGGGCTTATTGTACGCAGGTTTGCTACAGGAAAATGTAACGCTTTTTACTCGAACGAAAGAGCAAGCGAATCTTATTGCAGAGCATGACGGCATAACTGTGATAACTGGGCATGATCAGAGCCGCGTTGATGTTCGCGCGATACCGATAGATGATGCTGATTTCACAACGACAGATTTTCTTATCATAACGGTGAAATCATATCAACTAGAAAATATAATGGAAACACTGATGAAGATTCCTCCCAATATACCACTTTTATTTCTACAAAACGGCATGGGACATCTAACGCAACTTTCTGATCTGCCACAAAAAACAATCTTGCTTGGAACGTGTGAACATGGTGCTGGAAAAATCGATGCGACGACGGTGGTCTGGCGTGGTGCGGGTCAGACAAATTGGGCGATATTTCGAGGCGAGGCAAACACGATGTTACGAACGATTATGATGGTGAATCCTGAGTTCCCTTTTTTTGAGCAAGCGGATTTTAAAGAAATGGTTTATAATAAGTTATTGGCAAATGCGGTGATTAATCCGTTGACGGCTGTTCTTGGTGTGCCGAATGGTGCCTTATTACATAATGAATATTGGTATACGTTGCTTGTGAGTTTGACGAGGGAAGTGGCAGATGTACTGCATCGTGAGGACGCGTTAGAGGCTGTCGTTGCGATATGTAAGGCGACGTCGGCTAATTATTCTTCGATGGCTACAGATGTACGTGAGAAGCGGAAAACGGAGATTGCGAGCATTTCGGGGGCTGTTGTTGCACTTGCCGAGGAGCAAGGCAAAGTCGCCCCGATTTCAGAAACATTATACGGCCTAGTGAAAGGGCTAGAAGGAGAATACTTACAGTGAGTTGGTTAACGAATATAACGGCGCTTGTTATCATCGCCCCAGTACTTATTTTTACAGTGACTTTTATGGTGACGCAGCAAATGACAAAAAGAACACCAAAAGCGGTGAAGCGAAGCGCAGATGTGACGACGTTTTTCCTGATCTTAGCGGATCACTTTTTCATGATTGTGCTATTTGATCAGTCGTTTTTGTTGTATATTCTGTTGTTGTTATTCTTGATTGGCATTCTATTTGTCGCGCTATTCGCCAAGTCACAAGGGATTATTAATTTTCGTAAAGTGATTCGCGGTTATTGGCGAATTTGCTTCTTTGCTTTTGCGATCTTATATTTATTGTTATTCGTGATCGGTATTGTAAAAAGTATTATATTAGTTTTTTAGCCAATCCACAGTTTTTTCAAATTTAAGTGGCCGTATAGGAGTTTGTCTTCGGTCTGGATGGTCGCATGGATGAATTGGTGTTTGGTCATATGCTCTAGGAAGAGGAGCAGGTGATTATCGCGCACAAAGCTCTCGAGTTGGTCGTAAAAATAATCGCGATCGCTGAATGCTGTGCACTGCCGCGCTTGATGTAGTAGCTCCTCTATTTGTTGGAGCTCTTTTTTTGCCCAAAAACGCTGAGGTGCTAAATTAGGGTTTCCGTAAAAATCCATAAAAGCAATCTCGATATCGCTACTTGGGACATCAGCACCCATGTTAATATCAATATCCTCCCATTTCGCTTGATAAAATTCGGAGCTTATATCGATGATTTGCAAGTCGAGTGAAATACCAAACTCGGCTGCTCGGGCTACAACCCAACGACCTTGACGAATAGTTTTTGCATGGGAAAGAATCGCAAAACGCAATGGTTCCCCGTTGTAATGAGCGCTTTTTAGCAATGCTGTTATTTTACTAGAATCTCTCTTTTGTGGACTAGACTTATGAAAAAAATAACTGGAAGCCTCAGATTCCTCGTCATTTTCTAGATCATGAAGCATTTTTTGTGGATCGAGCAGGTGATAGAAAGCTTCTCGGAATGCTCGATGATGTGCGAAAGTACAGTGTTTGAAGTTAAACGTAACGATATTGACACCGTAATCTTTCGTTGCGTGATCCGTATAGTCTGTATTATCGGCATTTCCCATGTTCGTGACGGTGATGACGGGATTCTTCTGGTCTTTCACAAGCCAAAATTCAATTCGATCGAGAAATGGGCGTTCTAGGAAATGGTCGTCAAAGGCTTCTAGAATTAGTTTTTGAGAGCTTCTTTTTGTCAGCTTGAAGGCGCCGGTGCTCGTCCATTTATATTCGTCAAAAGGGACATCGTGCGGTAGAATAACAAGGTTTCCTAGACAAAGATAGCGAATGAAGAAAGGATTCGGTGTATGGAGATGAATCGTGATCTTTGTTTCGGACGGGAGCTCTATTCGTGCAATATCTTTTAGATACCAATGAGTCACGGTTCCTTTTTGCATCGCTTTTTCAAGCGTTTGGTAAACATCAGTGCTCGTCAACGTTCTACCATGATGGAAACGGATTCCTTTTCGAATATGAAATGTCCAAACCGTGCTGTTATGCTCGGCTTTCCAGTGATGCGCGATGCATGGCATGACGGTGTTCGTTGTTGTGTCGAAGCGAACAAGTGGATCACCAAGTTGAAGAAGTAAGGAGCTCTCCATGTTGATGGATGTATGAAGCGGATCAAGGATGCTAAATGGGCGTGCGATGACGAGGCGTAATATATCTTGGTCGCCCTTCTCGGTATGCAGTCCAAATAGTTCGTTCATTTCGGAGGAAACCGAGCTAAACCATTCGCGTGGAATATTAAACTGCAAGAGGCCAAGCAGTTTATCTAGATTTTCTTGTTCCACAGCGGTGCGGATAAAGTCCTCAATTTCTGATTGGAAGCTCTGCGCAAATGTTATTTTGGAGGCGTTTCCTCGTCCTTGACCAGGCTGATACTGGCAAAATTCGAGTTCTTGATATTTTTTGAGTTTTCGCTTGACGTTTTTGTCACTGCATGCCCATTTTTCGGCCAGTTCATTCAGTCGAAAGGTAGCGGTGTTATCGATTTGTCTTTCTAGCAAAAAAGCACGCATGTCGTAGTAGGCAATGTCACGCATTGTGTGAACCTCCTTCTAGTATAAAAGGGGACAAAAAAATATGATATTATCCCTTTTTCTCCTTTTTAAAACTAGTTATACTATGTTTAGGAGGTGAAGTCAATGTTTCGTACATTGCATCCAAATATAAAAGCGCGGATTGGTATTTCGTTTTTAAGTAAGCTGATTGGTTCGATGGTGTTTCCGTTCATGGCGATTTATTTTGCGAAGGAGATTAACATTGGGGTCGCTGGTATTTTGCTGATGATTAACATCGCGGTACAGTTTATTGCGAGTATTTATGGCGGACATTTGGCAGATCATATCGGACGGCGGAAATTGATGGTGTGGGGAGAGTGGGTGAAAGTTGGTGCGTTTGCCCTGATGCTACTCGTGAATTCGCCTTTTATTGTGTCCCCTTGGTTGACGTTCGTTGCGCTTCTTTTAATCGCGGTATCTCAAGGCTTTACCATCCCTGCGAGTGACGCGATGTTGATTGATGTGAGTACGCGTGAGGAGCGGGCTTACATGTATTCGATTAATTACTGGGCGAATAATTTATCTGTGATGATCGGTGTCGTTATCGGTGGTTGGTTTTTCCAAAGTTATTTATTTGAACTGCTCATCGGGTTGCTTGTGATGTCGCTTGTGACGACTTGGTTGACGATTACGCGGATTTCGGAAACATTAGTGTTGAGTGAAAGACGCGAGGCAAGTGATGCGGGGATAAGAAATTTGTTTCGGAGTTATCAGAAGATTTTGTACGATGCTCGTTTTCTATGGTTCACAGCAGGCGGAATCGCGGTATTGTCGATTGAATTCCAGCGCAATAATTTTATTTCAGTACGGCTAGCCGATGTGTTTCCGCCGATGTTATACAGCTTTGGGTGGCTTGGAAATATACCTTTTGACGGTGTGAAACTGGTGAGCGTGTTGACGTTGGTAAACACATTGATGATTGTACTTTTCACAGCTCCAATTGCAAAATGGGTGCGAGATCGAAATCTGCAAAAATGGATGTATGTTGGATTTATGGTTTTTTCGTTTGGGTTTGCGTTATGTGCCTTTGCGAATCATATTTGGATACTATTTGGCGCCACAGTCATCTTATCTGTCGGAGAATTGCTTTACGTGCCAACGCGGCAAACGATTCTGGCGGATATTGTGGACGATTCGATGCGCGGGACCTACATGGCGTTTAATGGCTTTGTTTTTCAAATTGGAAAATTAATTGGCGCCGGAAGTTTGATGTTTTCGCCGTATATTGGGAAGTATGGCATGGCTTTATTCATCCTGTTTTGCGGGCTTGTTGGTGTGTTGATGACATTCTGGGCGCTTAAACCAACAACGCGGACAGTGAGGCAAGAATAGGAAAAAGAAGAGACACGACCGAGAAAGGGCATTTTTCGGTAGACATCTCTTCTTTTTTTCGTGTTATTTTGCGCCATAAGATAGTAGTAAATCGGCAATAGCATCGTAACCTTGTTGTTTCGCGTGTGTAAGTGGTGTAACGCCGCTAGAATCTGCGATGTTTAGATCGGCCCCGTTTTCGAGTAATGCCTGTACAATTTGCTGTTGCGTTTTGCTGCCATCGGAAAGTACAATCGCCTCTAAAAGTGCGGTCCAGCCGGGATTATTTACGTGATTCACATCGATATCAGTTTCGGCTAAAAGGAGGCGAACGTTTGCTAGATGGCCTTTTTCGGCAGCTGGAATCAAGGCAGTTCCTCCAAAGCGATTCGTCAGCGTGTAATCGGGTTTATGCGGAATCATTAATTTTAAAATTTCTGTTCGTCCCTCTGCCCCTGCGTATAAAAAGGGACTATCTTCTATCTTATCTTGCAAATTGACATTGGCGCCGTATTGTAGAAATAGTTTTGCCATCGGGATATTATTGTCATGGGTGGAAACGAGTAAGCCGCTTTCACCGCGAGTATTCACTGTATCAACTTGTGCCCCTTGCTTTAATAGGGCTTCGATTTGTTGGCTATCCTTTGTTTCTATAGCTTTGAGTAGGGCTTGATTCAAATTGGCCACATTTTTTGGCATAGACTTCTCCTCGGATTCTTTTTTTACGGGGCTTTTTTGCGTGGTGGTTATTGTTTCTTTTGTGTTGACATTGGAACAGGCGGCGAGTATGAGTGTTATGAAAATGAGAACGATTTTTGCCATGGAGCGACCTCCTTCTTTCTTCTAATTATGCCATATAAAAATAAACTGGAGATTAACTAGAGCTTAAAATGTTGTTACCACGAATTTTTATCCATTATCTTACGTTGCGTCCCACTAACACCCACATTTTTTTAAGTTAGTAAAATGGCTCTATAGATCGGTTTCAGCGGTATTTTTTTGATGTGTCGCTTCTTTTTTGCGCTTTTTTTTAGTTTTTGGTGGTACGAAGTGGGGAGTTGTGGTAAAGTTGTCTATAAGAAAGTGGGGATGGACTATGTTCATGGGCGAATATCAACATAACATTGATATAAAGGGTCGTTTAATCGTGCCATCTAAATTCCGTGAACAATTAGGGGATCAATTTGTCATTACCCGAGGGCTTGATAAATGTCTTTTTGCTTATCCGCTTGATGAGTGGACGAAAGTAGAAGAAAAGATCCAGACACTCCCACTGACTAAAAAAGATGCTCGTTCTTTTACCCGTTTTTTCTTTTCTGGGGCTTCGGAATGTGAGCTTGATAAGCAGGGCCGGATTAATATTCCGTCCAATTTAACAAGCTATGCGGAACTCGAGAAGGAGACGGTGATTGTCGGGGTCGCAAGTCGTATTGAAATTTGGAGCAAGTCGGAATGGGATAAATTCTTCAATGAAGCAGAAGAGTCATTTGCAGACATTGCCGAAAATATGATTGGCTTTGATATTTAAGGAGGAGTAAGTATGTTCGAACATGAAACGGTACTATTAAAAGAAACGGTAGATAGCTTAAATATAAAGCCTGATGGTGTCTATGTAGATTGTACCCTTGGTGGTGCAGGTCATAGCGCGTATCTTCTTAGTCAACTTTCAGAAAAAGGCCATTTATTTGCGTTTGATCAAGATAGTACGGCGATTGCTCACGCGAAAGAGTTCCTTAGTGAGTACGAGGGTCAAGTAACGTTTATCAAAAGCAACTTTAGATATATAAAAGAAGCATTACTAGAAGTTGGCGTGACAGAAGTAGATGGGATTTTGTATGATTTAGGTGTTTCCTCCCCACAACTAGACGAACGGGAACGAGGATTTAGTTACCATCAAGATGCACCGCTAGATATGCGAATGGATCAAGAGGCGGAACTTACAGCACGCGATGTTGTCAATGATTGGCGTTATGAAGATCTTGTACGAATTTTTTTCCAATATGGTGAGGAGAAGTTTTCAAAACAAGTAGCACGAGAAATTGAGCGTAGGCGTGAAGTGGCACCGATTGAAACGACTGGTGAGCTCGTTGACGCGATTAAAGCCGCGATCCCTGCACCGGCAAGACGAAAAGGTGGACACCCAGCGAAACGGGTTTTTCAAGCGATTCGAATTGCGGTGAACGATGAGTTGGGAGCAGTAGAAGATTCGCTGAAAGAAGCGATGGACTTGCTGAAACCTGGTGGACGGATTAGCGTTATTACGTTCCACTCATTAGAAGATCGCATTACAAAACACATTTTTACGGACGAATCAAAAGGGCCGGAACTGCCGCCAGGGTTACCGATTATTCCAGAAGAATATAAGCCGAAAATGAAATTAGTTACAAGAAAACCGATTCTCCCGTCTGAGCAAGAACTGGCAGAAAACAATCGTGCCAGATCAGCAAAACTTAGAGTGATAGAGCGGAATAAGTAGAAAGTAGGAGTGAAGTAGATGAGTAATAATGTAGCCTACAAAGCCAATGCGGAACCAAAACGTGTACATACAGAAGCGCCGCAACCACAACCGAAAAAACAAATTTTAAAACGTGGTAAAATAACGTTGGGTGAAAAACTAATCGCCTCCGTTTTTATTATCGTTATTGCGGTTTTTGCTTTTAAAATTATTCATGTACAAGCACAAA
The sequence above is drawn from the Listeria weihenstephanensis genome and encodes:
- a CDS encoding ankyrin repeat domain-containing protein, with translation MAKIVLIFITLILAACSNVNTKETITTTQKSPVKKESEEKSMPKNVANLNQALLKAIETKDSQQIEALLKQGAQVDTVNTRGESGLLVSTHDNNIPMAKLFLQYGANVNLQDKIEDSPFLYAGAEGRTEILKLMIPHKPDYTLTNRFGGTALIPAAEKGHLANVRLLLAETDIDVNHVNNPGWTALLEAIVLSDGSKTQQQIVQALLENGADLNIADSSGVTPLTHAKQQGYDAIADLLLSYGAK
- a CDS encoding DUF3397 family protein; the encoded protein is MSWLTNITALVIIAPVLIFTVTFMVTQQMTKRTPKAVKRSADVTTFFLILADHFFMIVLFDQSFLLYILLLLFLIGILFVALFAKSQGIINFRKVIRGYWRICFFAFAILYLLLFVIGIVKSIILVF
- a CDS encoding YceD family protein, producing the protein MKWSLIQLQKYRGKKVPIEQEVDVTEYLKEHNHDVRDASPVRVSGDITVRQDSVLIELVLDGTIILPCARTFEDVIYPYHIESVETYVDKEEKVLDEMHHLMDGDKIDVLPVIEELLLLEIPMQVYSDNVENALSEGNDWNIITEEELEQQAKQEETKVDPRLAGLADFFDKKND
- a CDS encoding ABC transporter substrate-binding protein, with product MRDIAYYDMRAFLLERQIDNTATFRLNELAEKWACSDKNVKRKLKKYQELEFCQYQPGQGRGNASKITFAQSFQSEIEDFIRTAVEQENLDKLLGLLQFNIPREWFSSVSSEMNELFGLHTEKGDQDILRLVIARPFSILDPLHTSINMESSLLLQLGDPLVRFDTTTNTVMPCIAHHWKAEHNSTVWTFHIRKGIRFHHGRTLTSTDVYQTLEKAMQKGTVTHWYLKDIARIELPSETKITIHLHTPNPFFIRYLCLGNLVILPHDVPFDEYKWTSTGAFKLTKRSSQKLILEAFDDHFLERPFLDRIEFWLVKDQKNPVITVTNMGNADNTDYTDHATKDYGVNIVTFNFKHCTFAHHRAFREAFYHLLDPQKMLHDLENDEESEASSYFFHKSSPQKRDSSKITALLKSAHYNGEPLRFAILSHAKTIRQGRWVVARAAEFGISLDLQIIDISSEFYQAKWEDIDINMGADVPSSDIEIAFMDFYGNPNLAPQRFWAKKELQQIEELLHQARQCTAFSDRDYFYDQLESFVRDNHLLLFLEHMTKHQFIHATIQTEDKLLYGHLNLKKLWIG
- a CDS encoding MDR family MFS transporter → MFRTLHPNIKARIGISFLSKLIGSMVFPFMAIYFAKEINIGVAGILLMINIAVQFIASIYGGHLADHIGRRKLMVWGEWVKVGAFALMLLVNSPFIVSPWLTFVALLLIAVSQGFTIPASDAMLIDVSTREERAYMYSINYWANNLSVMIGVVIGGWFFQSYLFELLIGLLVMSLVTTWLTITRISETLVLSERREASDAGIRNLFRSYQKILYDARFLWFTAGGIAVLSIEFQRNNFISVRLADVFPPMLYSFGWLGNIPFDGVKLVSVLTLVNTLMIVLFTAPIAKWVRDRNLQKWMYVGFMVFSFGFALCAFANHIWILFGATVILSVGELLYVPTRQTILADIVDDSMRGTYMAFNGFVFQIGKLIGAGSLMFSPYIGKYGMALFILFCGLVGVLMTFWALKPTTRTVRQE
- the rpmF gene encoding 50S ribosomal protein L32, which gives rise to MAVPFRRTSKAKKRKRRTHFKLQVPGMVECPSCGEYKLSHRICPECGQYNGKEVVETN
- a CDS encoding 2-dehydropantoate 2-reductase gives rise to the protein MAYQVGIIGAGALGLLYAGLLQENVTLFTRTKEQANLIAEHDGITVITGHDQSRVDVRAIPIDDADFTTTDFLIITVKSYQLENIMETLMKIPPNIPLLFLQNGMGHLTQLSDLPQKTILLGTCEHGAGKIDATTVVWRGAGQTNWAIFRGEANTMLRTIMMVNPEFPFFEQADFKEMVYNKLLANAVINPLTAVLGVPNGALLHNEYWYTLLVSLTREVADVLHREDALEAVVAICKATSANYSSMATDVREKRKTEIASISGAVVALAEEQGKVAPISETLYGLVKGLEGEYLQ